A window of the Miscanthus floridulus cultivar M001 chromosome 14, ASM1932011v1, whole genome shotgun sequence genome harbors these coding sequences:
- the LOC136503474 gene encoding uncharacterized protein: MMFRASASSPAFLGGGGEDALGPAIARLGAEADALEARALGKHAVSPVGSSVEVEQAAAGATQPPPWRVEGALESSEGRSALAAMEAMPPPLKRTRDAIRKRQVEVPALAPCKVLKGEATEAAAEQVGDEVPTSLEAKARESDRAEAPSVAEATKGEAEAPKTSEAKATEARASGTTEAEVAEAGAPGTTEVEAAEAAVGTAEPATQEAETEVGQASVLPLVQGPPPSQESAREVEVHSISSDDASRGKEVADAEEAGTVEQLALTSGKGSSALMWVQPEPHGWDHPCVLWRSRDDPKGEPLFALEDTAEGGRWSSFEQYRRLAERSLRTMLSVMADDLPGVAQELEARSLKKSLFLQRERDV, translated from the exons ATGATGTTCAGGGCGTCGGCGAGCAGCCCGGCgtttctaggaggaggaggagaggatgccttgGGGCCAGCGATCGCTCGCCTCGGGGCCGAGGCTGACGCGCtcgaggcacgggcgttagggaagcacgccgtcagcccggtgggctcatcggtggaggtggagcaggcggcggcAGGGGCGACGCAACCACCTCCATGGAGGGTCGAGGGGGCACTAGAGTCTAGCGAGGGCCGGTCGGCACTGGCGGCCATGGAGGCCATGCCACCGCCATTGAAGAGGACGAGGGACGCAAT CCGGAAGCGTCAGGTGGAAGTGCCCGCCCTGGCGCCATGtaaggtgctcaag ggagaggctaccgaggcggccgcggagcaaGTGGGGGATGAAGTGCCTACGTCCCTCGAGGCCAAGGCCCGTGAGTCAGATAGGGCTGAGGCACCTTCAGTCGCTGAGGCCACCAAGGGTGAGGCCGAGGCCCCTAAGACCTCCGAGGCCAAAGCGACAGAGGCCAGGGCatccgggaccaccgaggccgaggtggcagaggctggagcccccgggaccaccgaggtcGAGGCGGCGGAGGCCGCTGTGGGCACGGCAGAGCCGGCGACCCAGGAAGCAGAAACGGAGGTGGGCCAAGCCTCGGTACTGCCCCTGGTCCAAGGCCCACCGCCGTCGCAGGAGAGtgcccgggaagtggaggtccattcgatctcctccgatgatgcttcccgagggaaggaggtgGCAGATGCTGAGGAGGCCGGTACCGTGGAGCAGCTAGCTCTAACCTCTGgcaagggaagctcggccctcatgtgggtacaacccgagccccatgggtgggatcacccgtgtgTCTTGTGGCGAagccgggacgaccctaagggggagcctctgttcgccctcgaggacacggccgaggggggGCGCTGGAGCTCCTTTGAGCAATACCGTcgtctggcggagcggtcgctgcggacaaTGCTATCCGTTATGGCTGACGATCTGCCCGGTGTTGCCCAG gagctcgaggcccggtccctcaagaagtcattgttcctccagcgggagagggacgtctag